The Leptospirales bacterium sequence AGCCAGCCTACAATACCGAACTCCATCGCGTGCGCGCCCAGGATCATGGCCTCGAGCAGCAACTGGATCTGCAGTTGATCGAACAGTCGCGGCCCGCTCTTGAAGAGCGTCGCGCCGTGCAGATTGCGCTGCCAGTTCGCAACACCAATCGTACAGTCGGCGCCATGCTTTCGGGCGAGGTGGCCATGCGCTATGGCGATGAAGGCTTGCCCGATGGGACGATTCGCATCGATCTTACTGGCGTTGCCGGGCAAAGCTTTGGGGCCTTTCTGGCCAGCGGCATTGACATGCGCCTGTGCGGGCAGGCCAACGACTACGTTGGCAAAGGCCTATCCGGCGGCCGGCTTTCTATTCGGACGCCAGGCGAGTCCAAGTTCGAAGCGGCCAGCAACATCATCGTCGGCAACACTTGCCTGTATGGCGCAACCAGCGGCGAGGCCTACTTCCAGGGGATGGCCGGCGAACGTTTTGCTGTGCGCAATTCGGGAGCTCGAGCGGTAGTTGAGGGGCTCGGCGAGCACGGTTGCGAATACATGACCGGCGGCCGCGTGGTCGTGCTGGGGCCGACCGGGCGCAATTTTGGCGCCGGCATGTCCGGCGGCTTTGCCTACGTCTGGGACCCGGAGGAAAAGTTTTCCACAATGCTGAATTCGGAGATGGTAGATCTCGAGCCTGTCGTCGAAGCCGATGATATCGATGAATTGTTGCACCTGGTCACGCGGCACTTCGAATATACCGGATCGCCCCGGGCGCGCTTGATCCTCGATCACTGGGCGCAGCACTTGAAGCGCTTCGTTAAGGTTGTGCCAGGGGACTACAAGATAGCGCTGCAGAAGATGGAAGAAGAAAAATCCATGGAACTAGAGGAAGCGGAGGCTGCGCCGCGCTAATCGACGCTCACTGAATTTTATCCAAAATCGACGGAATCGGGCGACAAGGCGCTGGACTCGGGCCGACTGTACTCTAAAAAGGCGTCATGGCTCTGGACCTGGATAAGATCATCATTCCGCCGCTGTCGGCGGTGGCCTTTGCGGTGATGCGCTTCAATCCGGATTCAGAGACCGCCGACAGCAGCGGATTGGAGCGCATCATCCAGCCCGATGAGGGCGTCTGCACGGAAATCCTGCGCGTTGCCAATTCCACATTTTACGGCCGTTCAGGCCGCGTGAAATCGCTGCGCGACGGCATAACCTTGATCGGACTCAAGTCCTCGCGGAATCTGATTATCCTGCTCTCAACGCGGGCCATGAACGCCGGACTGAAGGGCGACACCTTTACCAAATACCTGAATGAGTTCACGGTAACCTGCGCGCTGGTTGCCTCGGAGCTGTGTGAAAAATTGAAACTGCCACAGTACAAAGAAGAGGCCTTCATCGGCAGCCTGCTGCACAAGATTGGCATGACCGTCTTTGCCTTGAACAAGAAGGCGGATTATGCCGACCTGATCAAGCAGGTGGAGCGCGAGTTTGCCGACCTGACCGAAGCCGAGCGCAAGCGCTATCAAATAGACCATGTTGAAATTGGCCGTCGAGTGATGGAGCGCTGGAATCTTCCAGAGCAATACCGCGATGTTATTGCCAATCACAACTTCGCCGTCGACCAGATGGAGTCGATGTCCGATCTGGTCAAGGTCACTTCGCTGGCCTCCTTGGCCAGCCGCGAGATGATGGGTCTGCTTCTCTCTATGGCCGAGCTTGACAAGAAGGCCCGTTTGACTGCGCATCTGAGCGCGCAAGATGCTGTAGCCGGCTTCAATGAGTCCTACTACGGGCAGGTAAAGGAGCACGCCTTCTATAAGGCGGCCGTGGGCTAACGTGGAGGAAGGAAGCGCTAGAATCCTCATTCTCGAAAGCGATGCAGAACACGCCAGCTTGCTGGAACGCTACGTAAGCATGATGGGTTTTGATGCGCGCGTGGCTGGCGATGGCGTCAGCGGCATGAAATTGGTGTCCGAATGGTCGCCCGATCTGGTCCTGACTGAATTGGAGCTTCCGGAGCTCAGCGGCATGATGGTGCTGAAGGAGCTGAAGTCCAATCCCAGCACTTCCGAAATTCCCGTCGTGGTCATGTCTTCCCAAAAAGAGGAAGAGGTAATGATCGTTACGCTCTCCAGCGGAGCATCTGACTTTCTGGCCAAGCCAATTCTGATGGCGGAACTGACCCCCAAGCTGCAGCACGCTCTGGAAATCAAGCGCTATCGCGCCGAACTCAAACTGGTCAACGAGCGGCTGGAGCGCGAAAAGCAGGGTCTGTCTCGCTTTTTTTCAGAGGATATTGCGTCGCGTATTATCAGCGGCGAAATCGGCGCCAACCTGGGCGGCGACTCGCTGGAAGCCACGATGCTCTTCGTGGATATTCGCGGCTCCACCAGCATCGCCGAAAAAATCCCTGCGGCGGACTTCGCCGCCTTCCTGAATCAGGCGCTTGGCGGCTTCATTCAAGCCATCTTTGAAAACAAGGGTTCGGTGAACAAGATTCTGGGCGACGGTCTGCTGGCGACCTTTGGCTGTCCGGCGGCGACCGATGACGATGCCGGCAATGCGTTGCGCGCCGCCCAGGCAATCCGTGCGAGCCTTGCCGCCTTCAATGCCGCGCGGCCGGCGTACCTGCCCGATCCAATTCAGATTGGCGTAGGCATTGCCAGCGGAAAGGTCTTTGCTGGAAACATCGGCACTGAGGGACGCCTGGAATATACTGTGCTTGGCGACCCGGTCAATCTTGCGGCGCGCTTGCAAACGCTCTGCAAACGCTTGAGCGCTGATGTGCTGCTCGATGGCGCAACCCGCGACCGCGCCGGAAACGGCTTCGCCATGGGGGCGCCGGTCAGCGGACATGTTCGCGGAAAATCCATAGAAGTGGAAATTTTTCCGCTGCAGTAAGCGGCGGGCTGCGGCGGCCGAGCCGCTCAAAGCGGCGCCGCTCTGCATTGACCTGCGCAATTTTCTTGACTCATCTGATTTTTGAACTCGAGTACCATTGTGAAGATGCTGTGCCGGGCTCACGTTGCGTTCTGGTTGCCGCTCATTTTTCTTTCCTGCACTTCGCTGAGCATGCGTAGCGCCGCTGCCGATGGCGACGCTTGCGCGCGCTACCAACAAGAATTCGAATCGCGCAGCTCAGCGGCGCCGAATGTCGAGGACCTGCGCGTGGCCGGCGGCGTCGCCGCCTCCGTAACTGCGGCCGGCGCAGTCGCTGTGGCTGAAACGCTGGTTTACGTGGGCGCCGGACTTGCCATCGGGGGACTGCTTTGCGCGCCCATCATCGCCGCTGAGGCGGCCAGCGATAGCCGCAGCAGCGTTGGCCTGGATTGCCTGGTCCGGCTGAGCTCTGAGGTTACAGCTTCTAACATTGACGCGGATGGCTACAGCTGGACCCAGAGAACCTGGCAGTCAACGGAATCATTGCGCCTGCGCGATCATGATGCGCTCAGCGAATTGGTGCGCTGGGGCGCCGATTGTTTGATGGATCGCAACTATCCGGGCGACGCTCAGGCCGCGCGCCGAAATCTTGCAAGACTGCGTCGCGATGCCGAATTGTGGGATC is a genomic window containing:
- a CDS encoding response regulator, with translation MEEGSARILILESDAEHASLLERYVSMMGFDARVAGDGVSGMKLVSEWSPDLVLTELELPELSGMMVLKELKSNPSTSEIPVVVMSSQKEEEVMIVTLSSGASDFLAKPILMAELTPKLQHALEIKRYRAELKLVNERLEREKQGLSRFFSEDIASRIISGEIGANLGGDSLEATMLFVDIRGSTSIAEKIPAADFAAFLNQALGGFIQAIFENKGSVNKILGDGLLATFGCPAATDDDAGNALRAAQAIRASLAAFNAARPAYLPDPIQIGVGIASGKVFAGNIGTEGRLEYTVLGDPVNLAARLQTLCKRLSADVLLDGATRDRAGNGFAMGAPVSGHVRGKSIEVEIFPLQ
- a CDS encoding HDOD domain-containing protein codes for the protein MALDLDKIIIPPLSAVAFAVMRFNPDSETADSSGLERIIQPDEGVCTEILRVANSTFYGRSGRVKSLRDGITLIGLKSSRNLIILLSTRAMNAGLKGDTFTKYLNEFTVTCALVASELCEKLKLPQYKEEAFIGSLLHKIGMTVFALNKKADYADLIKQVEREFADLTEAERKRYQIDHVEIGRRVMERWNLPEQYRDVIANHNFAVDQMESMSDLVKVTSLASLASREMMGLLLSMAELDKKARLTAHLSAQDAVAGFNESYYGQVKEHAFYKAAVG